The Megasphaera stantonii genome includes a window with the following:
- a CDS encoding HPr family phosphocarrier protein, which yields MKEFTFTVTDPMGIHARPAGLLVKEAKKYESAITMLKGSRKGDLKKIFTIMALGVKQGETVTVQVEGADEEAAAAMVETFLKENF from the coding sequence ATGAAAGAATTTACGTTTACTGTCACCGATCCTATGGGTATCCACGCTCGTCCGGCCGGACTCTTGGTCAAGGAAGCCAAAAAATATGAATCGGCTATTACGATGCTCAAAGGCTCCCGCAAGGGCGATTTGAAAAAGATTTTTACCATTATGGCTCTCGGCGTTAAACAGGGCGAAACCGTTACGGTCCAGGTAGAAGGCGCCGACGAAGAAGCAGCCGCCGCGATGGTTGAAACTTTCCTCAAGGAAAACTTCTAA
- the ptsP gene encoding phosphoenolpyruvate--protein phosphotransferase — MLTLKGKSVFPGITIGPLALFHRNTISTAQRPIQDAEAEVARFQDARKVAIEQLKDLYEKALEKVGEEQAAVFEVHQMMLDDDDYIDSIEGQIRDEMLNAEAAVDRTAQQFAEMFRSMDDAYMQARAADVLDISRRVEQQLCGGPGVDFSKYDHVIIAADDLAPSETLQLDTDKILGFVTSAGSTNSHTAILARTLGIAAVVSTDTPLHTDVDGMMAIIDGLTGTVYINPDEETLQAMEAKQREEADRKRRLEEVRGAASETKDGRSVKIFANIGNPGNIPQVLDNDAEGIGLFRSEFLYLENSDYPTEDQQFEAYKKTAEALGGKTVVIRTLDIGADKQVDYFQLDKEENPAMGMRAIRICLTRPELFKTQLRALLRASAFGKIAIMFPMIISVDEVKQCKAILAGVRAELDAEGVAYDKDMEVGIMVETPAAAIMSDELAKEVDFFSIGSNDLTQYTLAIDRQQTKLDAFFDAHHPAVLRLIQQTVENGHKAGIWVGICGELGADLTLTEAFLRMGVDELSVSPPLVLPLREKVRSLDLRK, encoded by the coding sequence ATGCTGACGTTAAAAGGGAAAAGCGTCTTTCCCGGCATTACGATCGGGCCGCTGGCGCTGTTCCACCGCAACACGATTTCGACGGCCCAGCGTCCGATTCAGGATGCCGAAGCCGAAGTAGCCCGCTTTCAGGATGCTCGCAAGGTAGCCATTGAACAGCTGAAGGACTTGTATGAAAAAGCCCTGGAAAAAGTAGGCGAAGAACAGGCCGCCGTGTTTGAAGTACACCAGATGATGCTGGACGACGACGATTATATCGACTCTATCGAAGGGCAGATCCGCGATGAAATGCTCAACGCCGAAGCGGCCGTCGACCGGACGGCCCAGCAGTTTGCCGAAATGTTCCGCTCTATGGACGACGCCTACATGCAGGCCCGCGCCGCCGACGTCCTCGACATATCGCGCCGCGTGGAACAGCAGCTGTGCGGCGGACCGGGCGTCGATTTCAGCAAATACGACCACGTCATCATCGCCGCCGACGACCTGGCTCCCAGCGAAACGCTGCAGCTCGACACGGACAAGATCCTGGGCTTCGTGACGTCGGCAGGCAGCACGAATTCCCACACGGCGATTTTGGCCCGTACCCTGGGCATCGCCGCCGTCGTCAGCACGGATACGCCCCTGCATACGGATGTAGACGGCATGATGGCCATTATAGACGGCCTGACCGGCACGGTATACATCAATCCCGACGAAGAAACGCTGCAGGCTATGGAAGCAAAGCAGCGCGAAGAAGCGGACCGCAAGCGCCGTCTGGAAGAAGTGCGGGGCGCGGCGTCGGAAACGAAAGACGGCCGTTCCGTCAAGATCTTCGCCAACATCGGAAATCCCGGCAATATTCCCCAGGTCCTCGACAACGACGCCGAAGGCATCGGCTTGTTCCGCAGCGAATTCCTCTATCTGGAAAACAGCGACTATCCGACGGAAGACCAGCAGTTTGAAGCCTATAAGAAGACGGCCGAAGCGCTGGGCGGCAAGACCGTCGTCATCCGTACCCTCGATATCGGCGCGGACAAGCAGGTCGACTACTTCCAGCTGGATAAGGAAGAAAACCCGGCTATGGGCATGCGGGCCATCCGCATCTGCCTGACCCGTCCGGAACTGTTCAAGACGCAGCTGCGGGCCCTGCTGCGGGCTTCGGCCTTCGGCAAGATTGCCATCATGTTCCCCATGATCATCTCCGTAGACGAAGTGAAGCAGTGCAAGGCTATCCTGGCCGGCGTCCGGGCCGAGCTGGACGCCGAAGGCGTCGCCTACGATAAGGACATGGAAGTCGGCATCATGGTAGAAACGCCGGCGGCGGCTATCATGAGCGACGAGCTGGCGAAGGAAGTAGACTTCTTCAGCATCGGCTCCAACGACCTGACGCAGTACACCCTGGCGATTGACCGCCAGCAGACGAAGCTGGACGCCTTCTTCGACGCTCACCATCCGGCGGTGCTCCGCCTCATTCAGCAGACCGTCGAAAACGGCCATAAGGCCGGCATCTGGGTCGGTATCTGCGGTGAGCTCGGCGCGGATCTGACGCTGACCGAAGCGTTCCTGCGCATGGGCGTCGACGAATTATCCGTCAGCCCTCCCCTGGTGCTTCCCCTGCGGGAAAAGGTACGCTCCCTTGATTTGAGGAAATAA